The following proteins are co-located in the Eriocheir sinensis breed Jianghai 21 chromosome 1, ASM2467909v1, whole genome shotgun sequence genome:
- the LOC126996785 gene encoding keratin-associated protein 16-1-like — protein MVQENVLVCVCVCVCVFVCVCGTVLPPGCLEGTVLPPGCLEGLVLPPACLEGTVLPSACLEGTVLPPACLEGTVLPPACLEGTVLPPACLQGTVLPPGCLEGTVLPPACLEGTVLPPACLEGTVLPPACLEGTVLPPGCLEGTVLPPGCLEGTVLPPACLEGTVLPHACLEGTVLPPAWLEGTVLPPGCPHPAVLTPAWRAGLGAAAAVASCVGSRVSRTTSALCNS, from the coding sequence ATGGTCCAGGAaaatgtacttgtgtgtgtgtgtgtgtgtgtgtgtgtgtttgtgtgtgtgtgtggcacggtgctgccccctggttgtctggagggcacggtgctgccccctggttgtctggagggcttggtgctgccccctgcttgtctggagggcacggtgctgccctctgcttgtctggagggcacggtgctgccccctgcttgtctggagggcacggtgctgccccctgcttgtctggagggcacggtgttgccccctgcttgtctgcagggcacggtgctgccccctggttgtctggagggcacggtgctgccccctgcttgtctggagggcacggtgctgccccctgcttgtctggagggcacggtgctgccccctgcttgtctggagggcacggtgctgccccctggttgtctggagggcacggtgctgccccctggttgtctggagggcacggtgctgccccctgcttgtctggagggcacggtgctgccccatgcttgtctggagggcacggtgctgccccctgcttggcTGGAGGGCACTGTGCTGCCGCCTGGTTGCCCTCATCCTGCAGTGCTTACCCCTGCGTGGCGTGCTGGCCTGGGTGCAGCAGCGGCCGTGGCCTCGTGCGTCGGGAGCAGGGTCTCACGCACGACCTCAGCCCTCTGTAATTCCTGA